Genomic segment of Falco rusticolus isolate bFalRus1 unplaced genomic scaffold, bFalRus1.pri scaffold_100_arrow_ctg1, whole genome shotgun sequence:
ccataacagagaagcccttatttacatctctgagcctggacacaaaccgcagctgcatgcaccaccaggctcagggcagaaatcattcagcAGTTACATAGCTGTATATCACTACAcgcatgcagacacctatttatcactagataaccatgttcaTCTTAACtactctccttcacaatacctagctgttctctcatctcttgttaggtcaaacattctcattttcctctcctATATCTCTCTccagacattctctatcctcctcttttttgcttgttaattcCAAAgaggcaaaggttgtgtgtagctgggtgaccatgacctgatttatgttacaatcaactaaacactgaatacaggaaaaaaggcacGGGAGTtataaggcaaacatcaataaggtgattaaagataattataataaatcctgtaatacttttgatcCATGGCCtaaagtttcccagccgtgagaagacACCAAAGGCATCCCACcactggctctgctgcagatatttgtttaaggctttttagttttgtttgcttttgtggaTTGATTCAGAGTGGTCGCTCAGATTCACATAACAtatcctatcaaagtcttcacactcTTGTCCCcatgctaataataaaaatcaatagcaactcggttctgtagcaacatatgacGGGCAGAACtgacatctgttaataagccagaaaaaataatatacttgTAGTATTACTTTCTTTAGCAAGCTAGCAATCAGTGACAGGAGCTTTcggggcagaggaggtgtggacggAATCGCCATCGTTGGTGGTGTGTTGAGAAGAGTCTCGCTGttggtggaatttacagcctcctctggtttagcactCGTGCTGttggtggaatttacagcttcctctggtttggcaccgttagtagaattagtccacacttggtgaagagtagtcagaatttgccaccaaggtgctaaatgGATTCCTGTCTCGGAGTCCCCTTCCGTGGCAGCATCATACAATCGTCTGCTGaccactttcatttcttttaaagtctctAAAATCAACCTCCACATTGTGGAGAATATTGCACTTTCTTCAGAGCCTGACCTAATGTCCTCCCACAGTGCCGCGCTGATCTTATACCAAGCTGTTAACGCAAAAGCCGCGCTCACTGAGGGGATCAGCCCTCGCTGCTGAGCCCATGACAGCAACTTCCTCAGGCTTCCCTCATCACAAGATAACCCTCTCTGAGAGAGGATATGTTGGAGGAGCTTCACCACTGCCGCTTCTTCTTTGCTCAGCATGGCCCCCATCTCCTCCCCGACCGCTCCCCTGATCGGGGCGAGATTCCAACGGCTGTGCGCACGCATCTTCCCAGGCACCGAGGCAGCGCCTGCTACGGCCAGCTTCTTCTGCCCCCTCTGAGCCGCCTCTGCACTCCTGGAAGCATGGACAAgagggtccctgttcgggcgccactTGTTGATGCAGTAGGCTCAGACACAACTTATAtgaccaatgtgatcaagttagtgccacgTTATTAATAGACTCACACCAATTTATACTCTACAGCTAAAAATGCACACACTACGCACgctttgttatgtaaaaggtGATCGGTTAAAACTGCTCGTTCACACGCTCCCACCTCCCAAGTTGTTGGTCCCAGTGCGGTGCCAacacgctgctccccccttgtgcaggcatcctgtttTTATCTGTCCAACTCTCTTACCTCTCTGTgaatacacagtttctttgtctcccttggccttgcacatgtccttcacaacacctgcagcttgttagAGCTGCGGCCTGTTATTACAATCaagttacttggtctggattgctcataatatgcccgttttcttccagccactccacatTTTTGAGTCTGTTTTGACTTGCATCACCACAACTGGTGACCCCAACGTGCTGATGTGACCCAATAAGGGGTATCATAAGGAGACCCTGAGACGGTGCCGACATGACCCCGGTAAGGGGTGTCAGGAGCAGATCCTGAGATTGTGACCAGCGGGTTGCTGGGAAGATGGAGCCTGGTGAAGCAGAATAGCGCAGTGGAGCGGCTGCAAGATCCCAGGAGAACGTGACACCAGAAATGTGAGCCAACAGGGACAGCATGGGGACTAATTTAAGGAAGATACCATGGTGCTGTCAGTGTTGAAGTTAGTGTTACAGCAGCGTGGAACTACTTTAGATGGGCTCTGGTTAAGATGTATGTTATTGTGGGCCAAGAGACAAGGAGTAGAAGCATCCACCATGACTGCTTTTAGTGTGTCGACCTGGGAGAATTTAGGATCGACACTGTTAGAAGCTGCGGCGAAAGGGGACAAAGAGGTGTCGTGGCTTTTGGCTACATGGGCACTGCTTAGTGATGCTGTGGGGGGCTTGAAAAGTCAGCAAGACGTCAGTGGGGGTGTATCAGCCAGACCTCCCCTGGATCACCCTTCAGTCAACAGACAAGAGGGTGAGGTcgtgggggagggggagaatccGTGCCCCTTACCAGTCACCACTCCTCAATGTCCCAAAGCCCCCAGATCTGCCCAATGGCATCGACCTATGTTCGGTAGTGATTCCGAGGATGAGGACGGCAAGCAGAAACCTCGGCGGACTGATCCCTGCCCCCCTGAGTCCCACCGACATTTATGGCAGCCCACActccctcctcccacagctgcttctccccTCCCGCCtgccccctctgctcctcccctgCCTACGCAGGGTGGAAATGCCAAAAATCGGGAATCATGTCCAGCTACGACAAGGTTATCAGTCAGAGGCAGCGATGAATGTGGTGGTGGTAGAAATCCAGTATCCAACGTAATGGTAATGCCACGCGGCCCTCGGCAATTTTGGCAGGCTGTAAAAGATGGGGTACAGAAAGAGGGAAACTGGAATTTAGTAGGACATACAGGTAGACCGCTCCTTGATGTTACTACTCCTTCCACTGTTGCACTGCATGCATGTCCTGTTATAACAGGAGACGTGGCTGCTGGTAATCCCAAGGTTCATACAGCACCTGCTTGGAAAATAGTGCAGGACTTGCAAAAACCTGTTTCTCAGTACGGGGTGAATTCGTCGGTTACAAAGCAATTGTTACATTTGCTTACCATGGACACTTGGACTCCTTTCGATATTTCTCAGGTGGCGCAGATCATTTTCCAACCTGTGCCACTAGCGGTCTCCCACGGCACATGGCGGGCAGCGGTGGAACAGCAAGGGCTGCAGAATATGAACtgacgagcgaggggaagcaagcagccgactcaatatgagtgataaagcaagcttcgatttattatGGCacgattatgtcttatatacagttccagttaattatgcctacaatctgctgattggctaagctctaaagggttacattttcatacgtcctcctacttgcggtttctgcggatagctagctacatattttttttttcctctcttgtctacgcgaattcctcaaagttatttacaacattaggcacaaggtcagcatgaccttatctctcttcccttattagcaagcctggtaattttccatttttagcaagcctggtaattttccatttctagcaaGTCTGGTAATTTCTCGCTGTGGCCTAGCTTGGTTCACTCCAGACTTATGTCCaaagctgtatcacacagtCCTTCTATGGAACCGTGGCCGTTCTCtttcatccattctgcaacaCCCAGGTGCAGGTGAGCATCACAGTGGACAACCTGTTTGGTCTCAGGAACTTGCCCACAAGCCCCTGGACTCTTGGCATCCTTGCTAACCTGTGCAGTGAACACCAAGGAGACTGATCCCCCCAGTATAAACCAGACTATCTCACCCATTGTTTCTCCTGCATAGTATCTCAcaatccaaaacatttttaattggaaatgaTTTAATTATTGGCAAGACAACAAATCTTTTGCCATGAAAAAGATCGCTTATTGATCTCTCCGCTTTACCTTGACCCATGAGcattgctgctttattttctccctttgtcCTGTTGAGTCAGTGCAGCGAATGAGCAGCTgcggggctggctggctggtggtcaaggttaacccaccacagGACCACATCAGGGCAGCTGCACCCAGCATGGGCTCCCCTACACAAGAAAGACCCTGATACATCAAAACAAGCCCTGCAGAGACCAGAAGGATGGTTTGGACGTGGAGAACATTGTGGACAAAGAGACTGTGAGAGAGTAAGAGTATTATTTGAGAAATGGTTCTGAGTGAAAGACTGGAGCGCTGGACCCAGGCCAGCTGGTGGGATCTCAATCAATATTTGTTAGAACACCATGCCATGAGAACATGATCTTGTTGGAGGTGTCCGACTATGGCCTTCACTGAGAGACCAACTGTGGCAAGGGCTATGGGACTTGTGGGTAACAAGTGTCAGCAGGAAAGTGGCTCCCTTTATATTTAGCAATGCTGATGGAGCTGGCTATCTCTGGGCAACGGAGGAGGACAGAGGTGACCATGCAGCAGTGGTCCCTAATGAGGGCTGGGGCATATGACCAGACATGGAAATGAGCAGTGTTTGGGAATTCGTGGGGAAaatttcccttctgcagctttctgaggGTGTGCAGGGAACACGGCACAGATCTGGCCCCTCAGTCCCGCTCCTTTGGTGCCTTGCTTGCTTCACCATGACCCCTGGGTCTGCACCAGGACCACCCTGCTGTGTGCCCCCACCCTGCACACCCACACAGCTGAGCTCTCACTGGGGTTTCCCTCTCCctggcccttcccagcccagccccccccacagctctgcccacctcccctgccctctccccagcccaggcagacaCAGCAGCCCACGCGGGGCTGGCCCCATGCAAGTGCCCACCCaaagggggctgcagagctctgggcaCTCACCCCATGGCCATAGACCATCACAAGGGcacaggagatgctggtggGCAGAGAGGGGTCTCCTCCTGCCAgtcagccccagggctggcaccagCCATGGCATGAGGACACAGAGGCCTTtgcctccctctctctgctgctcctctctcaCAGGGACCCTGATTGCCCACTGCCGGCAGCCCCTCGGCGccagtccctgtccccagcaccaggctgctggcctgggggctCCCCAGGCACCTCCTGCGGCACCAGGGAcacagcagcctgccccagctggggcatCCACAGAGACACCTGCTcttgcccagggatgtggtcTCAGGCATGGCCCTGAGCAGGcggtgctgctgtgcagggcagcgGTGCCTGAAAGCCCAGGGAGATGGTCCCAGGCACATCCCTCTTGGTCACCCACCATTCCCATGGGCACTGGGCACCCACACGCCAAGGCTCAACACAGGCCCATGCCCTAACGCCTTGCCCCATGCCCTCCTCCCCTGAGCCATGGGGAACCCAAGCACAGCAACATGGTCTTCTGGGAACAATTCCTGCAGCTTGTTCCTGAGCTCGGCTTTGGAATTAGTGCCAGAAGCCCAAACATCGGAACTGAGAAATCCCCCTTTTATTACAGAGATGTGAGACAGGACTCAAGGTTAATTGTCCACCCACGCACATGTACAAAGAACACCGGGTCAGACAGGATGGGTTCCCACGTGCAGCAGATTCAGACATTACTAGACAAACAGGATTGTCACAAATAGAATGCTAAACGCACTGGAGTTTCCAGACATGAATTGGAAATGCCTCGTGAAGGGACATGGATAATTCATTGCCGCTGAGATACACCTGACTGCATCAGCTTCTTCAGTGCGTCCTTCAGCTCCTGGTTCCTCATGCTGTAGATGAGGGGGTTCAGTGCTGGAGGCACCACCGAGTACAGAACTGACACCACCAGGTCCAGGGATGGGGACGAGATGGAGGGGGGCTTCAGGTGGGCAAACGTGGCAGTGCTGAGAAAGAGGGAGACCACGGCCAGGTGAGGGAGGCACGTGGAAAAGGCTTTGTGCCGTCCCTGCTCAGAGGGGatcctcagcacagccctgaagaTCTGCATGTAAGACAGCAcgatgaaaacaaaacacccaaagaATAAAAAGGCACCAGCCACAATAAGCCCCACTTCCCTGAGGTAGGTGTGTGAGCAGGAGAGCTTGAGGATCTGTGGGATTTCACAGAAGACCTGTCCCAGGGCATTGCCGTGGCAGAGCGGCAGTGACAGTGTATTGGCCGTGTGCAGCGCAGCATAGAGAAACCCACtggcccaggcagctgctgccatgtggacacaagctctgctgcccagcagggtcCCGTagtgcaggggctggcagatggccacGGAGCGGTCATAGGCCATGACGGTGAGGAGACAACactctgctgaaaggaaaaagagaatcAGGAAGAGCTGTGCAGCACATTCTGAGTAGGAGATGTCCCCGGTGTCCCAGAGGGAGTTGGCCATGGCTTTGGGGAGAGTGGTGGAGATGGTGCCCAGGTCGAGGAGGGAGAggttgaggaggaagaagtacaTGGGGGTGTGCAGGTGGTGGTTGCACACTACGGTGGTGATGATGAGGCCGTTGGCCATGAGGGCAGCCAGGTAGATGCCCACGGAGAGCCAGAAgtgcaagagctgcagctcccgcGTGTCTGCCAAtgccaggaggaggaactgggtgatggagctgctgttggacatctgctgcctctgggcaTGGGGACCTGCTCAAGGAGGAAAGATAGCAAGAAGTCAGAGGATAATTCTGTGAGCCAAGTGAAAGCTGTTTCTCCTAGATGCACCCCCGGTGCCCCATGTCCCCCCTCTGCCGTTCCTAGGagagctccctgcagagccgtggctggagctgtgctgagtgCTGGCCGAGtgtgctgtgaggagcaggggctgtgcccgctggctgcccagcagtgagccctgctctgcagcaggggcttCATGGGAACCCTGGGGGCAGGGGCCAATCCAGTGCAGACAAGACAATGGCTCATGTGTTCCCAAAGGCTCAGCACCCCACTTCTAGGCAGGGACATCCAGGGATTACCTTATACCCTGGAAGCAGCATAGAGGTTGGGTGGACACCCCAGAGGGATGTTTAAGGGTTCCGACCATGTGAACTTCTTGAAGGAGAGtcatctccttccccagcctcacAGACTGCATTGCCCACAGCATCACAGGTTAGGGGAAAGCTGGGACACCTCCTTGCCGAGGACATGTCTGCACAGGAGGACCCACAAGGTCTGCGCCTGAGCCGGCAGCTGAAACCCCTATTGCCAGAGAGCCTGTCTGCAATGCCAATAGCATCTGAGCAAGGCCAGGAGAGAGACAAAGGGACACTCGGGaactccttccccttccccagcccggcacaccacctcccacacagcagcagtgcagggcagTCACCCTCAGGCTGTGCTCAGCGAGAAATGGCACCGTGGCAGCAGGAGAGATGCACTTcatcccttctgctgctctgctggaccAGGAGCTGTTGAAACACATGGAACCAACGGTCTaaaggctgtgctgggtgggagaggagagcagaggtgtGTTGCTCAGGGAAGGCACCTGCACGGCAGACCATGGCCAGGAGGTGCCCCTATCTGCCCTGCATCAGGGTCCCCCTCAGcatctccccccctccctgcccagggctctgctgcctgcagctgtccctgccagcagctctttctctggCCCCAGGGCTCTTCCCTGCCAGCGCTcacagagcccagctcagcccctgtgtgcccagctctgccctgcagccgCTCTCTGTCTGGCTGCCGCAAGGAACAGCTCCCCCAGAGCctgagggaaaaggagagctgaTGCTGGTTTCATCTGCAgcgtgctggggagggaaggcacTTGCTCAGCTTCCTCATCAACCTCCCTGTGATGCTTTCAGCATCTCAGCCGCTGCTCTGACCTGCACAGCTGAGTTTCCATTGCCACCaagaagagacacagaaaagcGGCAGCAGAGATTCAGGCAAGCACAGAGCCAAGCAGGAAAGCCCTGCCGTGAACATATGGACAGGGCCTGAGAGGCAAGTCTCCAAGTACGGTCCAGCTGATAAGCGGGGATGTGCTCGAGCTTGTGGGCCATAAACCTTGGGAGGACGGCCATAAAACCTTGGCAGCATGGCTACAAACCTCGGGAGGACAGGGAATGTGAACAGGTAACAACTGACAGGATGAGTCAGGCTGAGTCAAGATAAGGGAATGGGGAACAGATGGCCCCAAAGAGAAGTAACAAGTTTGTGCTGATTGATGACTGTTGAAACTTACTTAAAGTGCtctttgtttgtagttaaccaaggagggattgcctagtatgtaatgTGTAGTTTAAAGAACCAAACTGTTTAAAGCGCGCGGCCTCTGATAACATATACAAACTTGTGATTGTAtacaataaatcgacatttgcttgcatcaagcagTGTCCCGTCTCTCATCGCGGCAATTTGGTGACCCTGACATGATGGGTTTATGAACcgccaggctgagcagcaggttgCGAGTCAACCTTGaatgagctgctgaaaggaagcaggaattgaaaaaaaaaaggtccctCTGGAATTtagaggtgagctgtgggaaacaTGGGGAATCAGGCGTCTTCCCCCAAAAGAGACGTATATGAGCTTATGAAAGCTCTCCTTAATAAGCATGAAAAGAATATTCCTGGGCATGATCTCAAGGCAATCCTTAGATGGGTACAGGTAAAATTACCCACTGTAACTGCATCTAATATTTTTACGCGAGAGCTTTGGGATGATGTGGGGGTAAAACTGTGGGATGCGGCTACATCGGGGGATGCCAAAGCGCAGTGCATGCTCCCATGgtggaaaagcatttttcagattttgaaagcacaggaaaaaagtcacagaGAAAAAGCCGGGGGGGAAGGAAACTCTCCTACAGTAACTCCATTACCGCTGGAGGACCTGGAACCCCCCCAACCCCTTGAAGGTTTTTGCCACAGGTTACCCCCCACAGGAAGACCCCTTTGATCCGGGGCCGGTGGACCCTGAAAAAGAGCCAGATTTATACCCCCCCCGACCCACACAATGTGTGGGCTAGCGTAAGACGCCAAGCCTTGAAAGGAGACCTGGGCATTGCTAAAACAATAGTGGCCCCTGTGCTTTTTCAGGGTCGGGGGGCACGGTGGGAGGCCTTGTCTTGTCCGGTAATTAAGGAACTGCGTCACACCGTTACCGGGCACGGGCTTTCCTCTCCTTATTCTGCAAGTCTGTTCTCTTCTGTATCTGATACATACGTTTTGAATCCTCATGATCTTAAGTCTCTAGTGCAGCTGTTATTAGCTCCGACTCAATACGCGTTACGGGACTCACATTGGAGCGGGGGGCTTCAGGCACTCCTCCTCACTATGTGGGTCACGGCAATGCAGCTATGGCCCTGCTGACCATGGAACACCTTACTGGTACAGGTCGGCACTCTGACCCAGCAGCCCGAGCTCCGGACATCCCTCAGGAGGCTCTCAAAGCAGTCCGTGAGGAAGCAAAAAAGGCTCTTCTTAAAATCCCTGACtcacaaaagctgcagaaagcttttataaCTGTTACTCAGGGACCCCATGAGTCCTATATGGAATTTATTGACAGACTAAAAAATGCTTTAGCGCGTCAAGTGGGTAACACGGAAGCGCGGGAAATATTGTTATTGAAATTGGCTGTGGGAAATGCTAATGCAGATTGCAAAAAACTGTCACAATCTCTCCCTAATCCAAACCCCACACTGATTGAAATGATAGAAGCCTGCAATAGAATCAGCACTGTGGATCACAAATTTGAGGTTATGgatgctgcctttgcagctgtATGTGGTCTGTCAGTAATTTGTTACAGCTGTGGCAAAGCAGGTCACTTAAGGAAGAATTGCCTGGCTATGAATAAAGGAGCTAAACACCAAACCCCTGGGTACTGCCCTGTATGCCGAAAAGGGCATCATCATGCTAACCAATGTCATTCTAAGAATGATTTCCAAGGTCAACCAAAACAGGGAAACCGATCGCAGAGTGCGGGGAAGCGACGCTCATGGATACAAGTGCCGCAGCCGACATTCCAACCCCAACGGAGAGAAGCAACAGCACCTCGAGACTTCGTCCAGCAGCAAGCGGTAGCACCGGATTGGACCTAGCAACCTCCCACACAGTAATGTTACTCGATCCCTCGGTTCACTTATTGTCCACAGATTTCTCGGGACCCATTTTTAGGCGGGGCTATTGAAATGCGCGATACCCTAAAATTGTCATGGAAAGTCGATACCCCTATTTGGGTAGATCAATGGCCCCGACCACTGGAAAAGCTTTGCGCCCTCCAGGAACTAGTTATGGAACAGCTAACAAAAGGGCGTATTTTGCCTTCCACTGTCCGTGGAACTCACCTGCTTTTGTTATTAAGAAACAAACTGGCAAGTGGCGCTTGCTCCACGAACtcagaaaaaattaatgatgctaCGGAAGACATGGGAGCCCTCCAACCTAGACTCCCGTCCCCCACTATGATTCCTCGACATTGGCGTTTGACCGTTATTGATCTCAAaggctgtttttttaatatcccaCTCCACCCAGATGGTGATCCtaaatttgccttttcagtCCCTGGCGTCAACATGCAAACCCCGTTGCTAAGATACCAGTGGGCTGTGCTGCCACAAGGAATGAAGAACTGTGCCACAATCTGCCAGTGGTGTACCATCATATGGACGACATCCCAGTGGCTGCACAACATCACGAGGTCATGGAGGAAGCTGTAGCCGTTGTCGCAGCTGCCGTTAATTCAGCAGGCCTCTGTATTGCGccagaaaaaatttaaaaaataccctCATGGAAGTACTTAGGTTGGCATATAAGGACTCAAACTATAGTTCCCCCGCCTTTAATaatacagacagacagaaaaaacttGATTGATGTACAGAATTGCTGGGAATAATTAAcctccccacaggctgcaggtcaCGCCTTGGCCTTTCTGCTTCATCAAGCAAGCCAAggctttgctcagcagcagagctgcctgcacagcgCCTTTGCCTTCCTGCACTCACAGCCCCCAAGGATGGGCTCTAACAAGGCCATGGGGAGGCTTTCTCAGCCATGGCCCTCAGTGGGGCCCATTAACGCTTCCAGGGACTGTGGACTTTGCTCCGGACTTGGTGTTCTTGAGAGGTCTCTTCAGTCTCCTCTGAACACCTGAAGTCCACAGTAGCGAATACCCCCTGGGCTCATGACGAGGGAGAACGCCCTGACAAGCCCTGTCTCTTCCATCAGGGACATCTGGTCTTCAAGTTCGGCTTGTACACTTAATGAGATAAGTTTCAGCCGtacagtgaaagagaaaggcaggtaATGAGCACTTTGGGGAAATGATAGAAGGCTTTTCCAATTGCTATTGATGCAGATGTCCCCTGAGGAGGTGCGGACAGGTAGGAAAAGCAGTCCCTGGAGCTAAACACTGCGTGGACAGCCTTGCTCCTCAGCTCTCCAGCCTCAATATTTTTGTCCTCAGCCCCATGAGACTTACATCACTTGACATCAGACTTCTCCAACCAATCTGCAGGTGAATATAGCAAAATCTTGGCAGTAATTATTGGTTGTATTCCTTTGAGAACAGGGTGTAAACAGGAATAAGAGAGGGACTAATTatcggggaggggggggggggcagtgggatagaaattaataaataaaaaatacatttctcatCTGTATAATTGTTAGTTCAAGCAAATCCCCGTGAGGTCTATTGCCACAACTGAAGAGTTGCCCATAGGGAAAATTACAGACACTACTGAAAGACAGTCCAGCTTTTCGTCTCTGAACCTTAAAGCAGAAGCTACATAGGTAAAATGGATTGGAGTGatcaaagagaaagagaagaaaggcatCTGGAGATGAACTTCTTAACACATAGCTGGAAATCAGGAAACCAGGACATCAGTGTATTCCAAATGCCTTCAATTTCATAGAAGGCGTGAACTTTCTGGAACTCACGACAAATATTGGGATGtgttcaaatttttttttacacatgtATCTGTAGAAGTTCTCCCACTTTGATCTACATATATGCAACAACTGGtattaaaagcagcacagactgTGCCTTCAGACGCCAGCTTCATATCTAATGCCATTCCATTTTGCACAGCTATAGGGGCTATTTCTCACActtcttcctgcaaagcctTCATGGCACCTGCAGGGTCCTTGGCCATCTCTTCCATTGCTGTGCATCTCTTTATCACTGCCTTCTCCAATTCAGGAACCGCTAACCAAGGAGTAACCGAGGCCACAAGCAGGCTGATGATCTGGGCTATCATTATGACACCCATTACATCTGAGAAGCTCATAGGCCACTAGGAGGCACGTGGCCATGAAGGCGAGCTTGAGGTCCCTGGAGTGTCCAGTTCCCTTGGGGGATTGGCCATCAGCAGCCCAGCTGGTTATGGCTGCA
This window contains:
- the LOC119141956 gene encoding olfactory receptor 14C36-like; translated protein: MSNSSSITQFLLLALADTRELQLLHFWLSVGIYLAALMANGLIITTVVCNHHLHTPMYFFLLNLSLLDLGTISTTLPKAMANSLWDTGDISYSECAAQLFLILFFLSAECCLLTVMAYDRSVAICQPLHYGTLLGSRACVHMAAAAWASGFLYAALHTANTLSLPLCHGNALGQVFCEIPQILKLSCSHTYLREVGLIVAGAFLFFGCFVFIVLSYMQIFRAVLRIPSEQGRHKAFSTCLPHLAVVSLFLSTATFAHLKPPSISSPSLDLVVSVLYSVVPPALNPLIYSMRNQELKDALKKLMQSGVSQRQ